A genomic window from Candidatus Binatia bacterium includes:
- a CDS encoding Rieske 2Fe-2S domain-containing protein encodes MATFPFPIPHGWFGLCFSHELKATEVKKVRFCGRDLVVFRTESGKAAALDNYCPHLGAPLHQGAVVGEALRCPFHHWQWGTDGTCLDIPYAKRIPARAVAETLPVQEMNGMVLAWHHSDGRLPYFEVQTVAGLATDQDKWGEVHYYEHDLPTCAQEIAENDVDEDRTILRWSILLTKSLEQDDMGKTLLFSFGEGVKDDIPIWRDKIYREKPVLCDGDGPIVIQRKWFSQFYKSPVVSMRGIGSTATDGSAPSMADVAPNSRMATRRYPNPRR; translated from the coding sequence ATGGCCACGTTTCCGTTTCCGATTCCGCACGGCTGGTTCGGCCTCTGCTTTTCACACGAGTTGAAGGCGACGGAAGTGAAGAAAGTTCGCTTTTGCGGGCGCGACCTGGTGGTGTTCCGCACCGAGTCCGGAAAGGCCGCGGCTCTCGACAACTACTGCCCACACCTCGGCGCACCTCTCCATCAAGGTGCCGTCGTCGGTGAAGCGCTTCGGTGCCCCTTTCATCATTGGCAATGGGGAACCGATGGGACTTGCCTCGACATTCCGTACGCCAAGAGAATTCCTGCGCGGGCCGTCGCCGAGACCCTCCCAGTGCAGGAAATGAATGGAATGGTCCTAGCCTGGCATCATTCGGATGGCCGACTGCCCTACTTCGAGGTGCAGACCGTCGCCGGACTCGCGACCGATCAGGATAAATGGGGCGAGGTCCACTACTACGAGCACGACCTCCCAACCTGCGCACAAGAAATCGCCGAGAACGACGTCGACGAAGACCGAACGATTCTACGCTGGTCGATCCTGCTCACGAAGAGCCTCGAGCAGGACGACATGGGCAAGACGCTGCTCTTCAGCTTCGGGGAAGGGGTGAAGGACGACATCCCCATCTGGCGGGACAAGATCTACCGCGAGAAGCCGGTGCTCTGCGACGGAGATGGGCCGATTGTGATCCAGCGGAAGTGGTTCTCGCAGTTTTATAAGTCGCCCGTCGTCTCCATGCGCGGCATCGGCAGCACGGCGACGGACGGAAGCGCCCCTTCCATGGCCGACGTCGCACCGAACTCCAGAATGGCCACCCGACGATACCCGAACCCAAGAAGGTGA
- a CDS encoding ThuA domain-containing protein gives MATSSPFPRAHVVTGGFPPGSAAGHDIEFVRLRILELLRPEERALVTVADDFADIETWLPGSDLLVTYVAGPYLDDEQAGRVASWLDQGGRWLALHGTSGGRAVPLPDGRPGRIMARSRHHDVLGAAFLNHPPIRKFSVDVRDLDHPLTRGLPDSFEVMDELYLIELRAPDESHILLSTEDLPADDPAPREFGFTYDEDTSVAPDGRTRVLAYVRNHGVGAVAYVALGHCHTPLTNIQPWVHTSVDPEGTTPLHFRGPWKSDAFQRLLRNGIEWGLATGE, from the coding sequence ATGGCGACCTCTTCTCCGTTCCCTCGTGCGCACGTCGTAACCGGGGGTTTCCCGCCGGGCTCGGCGGCGGGTCATGACATCGAGTTCGTGCGGCTACGAATTCTCGAGCTGCTCCGACCCGAAGAGCGAGCACTCGTGACTGTCGCGGACGACTTCGCAGACATCGAGACGTGGCTCCCCGGGAGTGACCTGCTCGTGACCTACGTCGCCGGCCCTTATCTCGACGACGAACAGGCGGGCCGCGTTGCGTCCTGGCTCGATCAGGGAGGACGTTGGCTCGCGTTACACGGCACGAGCGGCGGAAGGGCCGTTCCGCTCCCCGATGGGCGGCCCGGGCGCATCATGGCGAGGTCGCGCCACCACGACGTGCTCGGCGCAGCGTTCTTGAATCACCCACCCATCCGCAAGTTCAGCGTCGACGTCCGAGACCTCGATCATCCGCTGACGCGGGGACTGCCGGACTCGTTCGAGGTCATGGACGAGCTCTACCTGATCGAACTCCGCGCCCCCGACGAAAGCCACATCTTGCTATCAACGGAGGACCTTCCGGCGGACGACCCCGCCCCCCGCGAGTTCGGCTTCACCTACGACGAGGACACGTCGGTCGCACCGGACGGCCGGACCCGCGTGCTCGCGTACGTTCGCAACCACGGCGTCGGCGCGGTCGCATACGTTGCACTCGGCCACTGCCACACACCGCTGACAAACATCCAACCTTGGGTACACACATCGGTAGATCCGGAAGGCACGACGCCGCTTCACTTCCGCGGCCCGTGGAAGAGCGACGCCTTTCAGCGCCTGCTCCGCAATGGGATCGAGTGGGGCCTCGCGACTGGGGAATGA
- a CDS encoding aldehyde dehydrogenase family protein, translating into MPSFELLINGRMVPGAATLDVINPATENLAGTCSRASAAQLDEAVAAARAAFPQWAATPIEQRREALEKVADVAMANAQELGKILTSEQGKPLGDAVNEAFGFGVFTKHFAGMELPVEVIEDSDRRLVEAHRTPLGVVGAIIPWNFPLVLLGFKLAPALLAGNTLVVKPAPTTPLATLRLAELIKDVLPAGVLNVVADANDLGSRISAHPDIRKISFTGSTATGAKVMAGAASTIKRITLEMGGNDAGLVLPDADPKEIAPKLFDAAFGNNGQICIALKRLYVHEDIYDSLCTELAEIANSKKVGDGSQEGTELGPLQNKAQYEKVKTILADAAEKGTIIAGGNAKGGPGYFIEPTIVRDIEEGARLVDEEQFGPALPVIKYADPEDALTRINRCPEGLGGSVWARDVDAARALAARMEAGTIWVNKHGELDPGIPFGGAKQSGFGTELGRAGLDEFTQRKVINIARG; encoded by the coding sequence ATGCCGAGCTTCGAACTGTTGATCAATGGCCGGATGGTGCCGGGAGCCGCCACTCTCGACGTGATCAACCCCGCCACCGAGAACCTCGCTGGGACCTGCTCGCGCGCGTCTGCGGCGCAGTTGGACGAGGCCGTGGCTGCAGCGCGCGCCGCCTTCCCGCAGTGGGCCGCCACGCCGATCGAACAGCGGCGCGAGGCGCTCGAGAAAGTCGCGGATGTCGCCATGGCCAACGCTCAGGAGCTGGGGAAGATCCTGACGAGCGAACAAGGCAAACCGTTGGGCGACGCCGTGAACGAGGCGTTCGGATTCGGCGTCTTCACGAAGCACTTCGCCGGGATGGAGCTGCCCGTCGAGGTGATCGAGGACAGCGACCGTCGACTGGTGGAGGCGCATCGAACCCCGCTGGGGGTCGTTGGCGCGATCATCCCCTGGAACTTTCCGCTCGTGCTCCTCGGTTTCAAGCTCGCTCCGGCCCTACTCGCGGGCAATACGCTGGTCGTGAAGCCGGCACCGACCACGCCGCTCGCGACGCTCCGGCTCGCCGAGTTGATCAAGGACGTACTCCCCGCGGGCGTGCTCAATGTGGTCGCCGATGCGAACGATCTCGGCTCTCGCATCTCGGCACATCCGGACATCCGAAAGATCTCCTTCACCGGCAGCACGGCGACCGGTGCGAAGGTGATGGCCGGTGCGGCGTCTACGATCAAGCGCATTACGCTTGAGATGGGCGGTAACGACGCGGGTCTTGTCCTCCCCGACGCCGACCCGAAGGAGATCGCTCCGAAGCTCTTCGACGCCGCCTTCGGCAACAACGGCCAGATCTGCATCGCGCTGAAGCGGCTTTACGTCCACGAGGACATCTACGATTCGCTTTGCACCGAGCTTGCCGAGATCGCGAATTCGAAGAAGGTCGGCGACGGCTCGCAGGAGGGCACGGAGCTCGGGCCGCTTCAGAACAAGGCGCAATACGAGAAGGTGAAGACGATCCTCGCCGACGCTGCAGAGAAGGGAACGATCATCGCGGGCGGCAATGCCAAAGGCGGGCCTGGGTACTTCATCGAGCCGACGATCGTCCGCGACATCGAAGAGGGCGCCCGCCTCGTCGACGAGGAGCAGTTTGGCCCCGCGCTCCCGGTGATCAAGTATGCGGACCCGGAAGATGCGTTGACGCGAATCAACCGTTGCCCCGAAGGGCTCGGGGGCAGCGTATGGGCTCGTGACGTCGACGCGGCTCGAGCGCTTGCGGCGCGGATGGAAGCCGGCACCATCTGGGTGAACAAGCACGGGGAACTCGACCCGGGGATCCCCTTCGGCGGCGCCAAGCAATCGGGCTTTGGTACCGAGCTGGGTCGCGCAGGCTTGGACGAGTTCACGCAGCGAAAGGTGATCAACATCGCCCGCGGGTGA